From the genome of Acomys russatus chromosome 27, mAcoRus1.1, whole genome shotgun sequence, one region includes:
- the Cdkn2aip gene encoding CDKN2A-interacting protein isoform X2 produces the protein MAQEVSEYMSQNPRVAAWVETLRCDGETDKHWRHRREFLLRNAGDLVPGTEETEDAESSTRSRQLQQLVSFSMAWANHVFLGCRYPQKVMDKILSMAEGIKVTDAPIHTTRDELVAKKG, from the exons ATGGCGCAGGAGGTGTCCGAGTACATGAGCCAGAACCCGCGAGTAGCCGCCTGGGTGGAGACGCTGCGCTGCGACGGTGAGACGGACAAACACTGGCGCCACCGCCGGGAGTTTCTGCTTCGCAATGCCGGGGACCTGGTCCCCGGGACGGAGGAAACCGAGGACGCGGAGAGCTCGACGCGCAGTCGGCAGCTACAGCAACTCGTCTCCTTCTCCATGGCCTGGGCAAACCATGTCTTCCTGGGGTGCCG gTACCCTCAAAAAGTTATGGATAAAATTCTTAGTATGGCTGAAGGCATCAAAGTGACAGATGCTCCAATCCATACCACACGAGACGAACTGGTTGCCAAG aagGGGTAG